A window of the Acipenser ruthenus chromosome 30, fAciRut3.2 maternal haplotype, whole genome shotgun sequence genome harbors these coding sequences:
- the LOC117397911 gene encoding protein kinase C and casein kinase substrate in neurons protein 1-like produces MSGSYDECAGFDEATDSFWEVGNYKRAVKRIDDGHRLCNDLMNCVHERAKIEKAYAQQLTDWSKRWKQLVEKGPQYGSLERAWMAVMTEAEKVSELHQEVKNGLLSEDFEKIKNWQKDSYHKQMMGGFKETKEAEDGFRKAQKPWAKKLKEMETAKKVYHLACKEEKLAATREANSKAEASVTPDQQKKLQDKVDKCKQDVQKAKEKYEKALDELNKSTPQYMESMEQVFDPCQQFEEKRLSFLKEVLLDIKRHLNLTENQSYEGVYRELEQMIRIADAKEDLKWFNNYHGPAMPMNWPQFEEYNPDLTHTITKREKVKKPNEGVTLTSVTSGVEQVVQAGDRGSVSSYDRSQVFSAEWSDEDTPNTGSETNGGANPFEEETAAPAGKGVRVRALYDYDGQEQDELSFKAGDELLKLGEEDEQGWCKGRLGNGQDGLFPANYVESI; encoded by the exons ATGTCCGGCTCCTACGATGAATGCGCAGGCTTTGATGAAGCCACGGACAGCTTCTGGGAG GTGGGTAACTACAAGCGAGCCGTGAAGCGGATTGACGACGGCCACCGGCTGTGTAACGATCTCATGAACTGCGTCCACGAGCGAGCCAAGATCGAGAAGGCGTACGCACAACAGCTCACCGACTGGTCCAAGCGATGGAAACAGCTCGTCGAGAAAG GTCCTCAGTACGGCTCTCTGGAGCGTGCCTGGATGGCTGTGATGACGGAAGCTGAAAAGGTGAGCGAGCTGCACCAGGAGGTGAAGAACGGGCTCCTCTCGGAAGACTTTGAGAAGATCAAGAACTGGCAGAAGGACTCCTACCACAAGCAGATGATGGGTGGCTTCAAGGAGACCAAAGAGGCAGAGGACGGCTTCAGGAAAGCCCAGAAACCCTGGGCCAAGAAACTCAAAGAG ATGGAGACTGCAAAGAAGGTGTACCACCTGGCCTGCAAGGAGGAGAAGCTGGCAGCCACGCGGGAGGCCAACAGCAAGGCAGAGGCCTCCGTCACCCCCGACCAGCAGAAGAAGCTGCAGGACAAGGTGGACAAGTGCAAGCAGGACGTGCAGAAG GCGAAGGAGAAGTATGAGAAGGCTCTGGACGAGCTGAACAAGAGCACCCCTCAGTACATGGAGAGCATGGAGCAGGTGTTTGACCCGTGCCAGCAGTTTGAGGAGAAGCGACTCAGCTTCCTCAAGGAGGTCCTGCTGGACATCAAGAGACACCTGAACCTCACTGAGAACCAGAG CTATGAAGGGGTGTACCGGGAGCTGGAGCAGATGATCCGCATCGCTGATGCGAAGGAAGATCTCAAGTGGTTTAATAACTATCACGGCCCTGCTATGCCCATGAACTGGCCGCAGTTCGAG GAGTACAACCCTGACCTGACCCACACCATCACTAAACGAGAGAAGGTGAAGAAGCCCAACGAAGGAGTCACTCTGACCAGCGTCACCTCTGGGGTGGAGCAGGTGGTGCAGGCTGGGGACCGGGGCAG tgTGAGCAGCTACGACAGGAGCCAGGTGTTTTCAGCGGAGTGGTCTGACGAGGACACCCCCAACACAGGCAGCGAGACCAACGGAGGAGCCAACCCCTTCGAGGAGGAGACAGCGGCCCCTGCTGGCAAGGGTGTGCGCGTGCGGGCACTGTACGACTACGATGGGCAGGAGCAGGACGAGCTCAGCTTCAAAGCCG GAGACGAGCTGCTGAAGCTGGGGGAGGAGGACGAGCAGGGCTGGTGTAAGGGTCGCCTTGGCAACGGCCAGGACGGCTTGTTCCCGGCCAATTACGTGGAATCCATCTAG
- the LOC117397924 gene encoding SAM pointed domain-containing Ets transcription factor-like gives MGSLEPGLNTTALHPSRTGFQESSLTLEKQDHEPKGGAGWELVDRTSIRDPTHTPERSPPSVYLSCFDMLFTEDSGWTLKVPEGAHVTPMRLEQRKEPEQCPLIDSQGLCLSPEMDYQIEDRSLEQVQTMVVGEVLKDIETACKLLNIPPDPMDWTPGNVQKWVLWTEHLYRLPQVGKTFQELSGKDLCAMMEEEFRHRSPLWGDVLYAHLDIWKSAAWMKERSSPEVSKFIGSDEVWSATEADSSCSGQPIHLWQFLKELLLKPHKYGRCISWLNKEKGIFKIEDSAHVARLWGIRKNRPAMNYDKLSRSIRQYYKKGIIRKPDVSQRLVYQFVHPV, from the exons ATGGGGAGCCTGGAACCAGGACTGAACACGACTGCCTTACATCCAAGCAGAACTGGCTTTCAAGAAAGCTCCCTCACCCTGGAGAAACAGGACCACGAGCCCAAAGGCGGTGCTGGCTGGGAGCTGGTGGACAGGACATCAATCCGGGACCCGACCCACACCCCTGAGCGCAGCCCGCCTAGCGTCTACCTGTCCTGCTTTGACATGCTCTTCACGGAGGACAGCGGCTGGACGCTGAAGGTCCCAGAAGGAGCACACGTCACCCCCATGCGGCTTGAACAGCGCAAAGAGCCCGAGCAGTGCCCGCTCATCGACAGCCAGGGCCTCTGCCTCAGCCCGGAGATGGACTACCAGATAGAGGATCGCTCCCTGGAGCAGGTCCAGACGATGGTGGTGGGAGAGGTTCTGAAAGACATCGAGACGGCCTGCAAACTACTCAATATCCCACCAG ATCCGATGGACTGGACCCCCGGCAATGTGCAGAAGTGGGTTCTGTGGACAGAGCACCTGTACCGGCTGCCTCAGGTGGGAAAGACCTTCCAGGAGCTCAGCGGTAAGGACCTGTGTGCAATGATGGAGGAGGAGTTCAGACACAGATCCCCGCTGTGGGGGGATGTGCTGTACGCACATCTTGACATCTGGAAGTCAG CTGCTTGGATGAAGGAAAGAAGCTCCCCGGAGGTCAGCAAGTTCATTG GAAGTGACGAGGTGTGGTCGGCGACGGAGGCGGACTCTTCCTGTTCGGGCCAGCCAATCCACTTGTGGCAGTTCCTGAAGGAGCTGCTGCTGAAGCCACACAAGTACGGACGCTGCATCAGCTGGCTGAACAAGGAGAAAG GTATCTTCAAGATCGAAGACTCTGCTCATGTGGCACGGCTGTGGGGCATCAGAAAGAACCGGCCTGCCATGAACTACGACAAGCTGAGCCGATCCATCCGGCAATACTACAAGAAGGGTATCATCCGCAAGCCCGACGTCTCCCAGAGACTGGTCTACCAGTTCGTCCACCCAGTATGA